The following are from one region of the Stigmatella ashevillena genome:
- a CDS encoding VIT domain-containing protein, which yields MNTALTSCEPSGLYTREGAKVPLQGVEVTGELLGGHARVRVRQRYLNTERRPVEAVYVFPLPSDGTLTGFSMECNGRRLQGVVKEREEAFRTYDDAVTTGHGAALLDQERPNVFTAQVGNLLPDEETWVEVEFLQAIQVEEGSVRWMLPTLVAPRYIPGAPQGDRTAHGTAAPTQRVPDADRITPPIGAVGYGLKIDLRVDLGREVVVESPSHALTLHKEGQQVRVTFARNEVALDRDFVLTVRSPDTSASLTPLVTHRQGEKPGTFALTVVPDLLGLAAGPKRQEVVFVVDTSGSMEGESLPQAQGALRLCLRHLREGDRFNIIAFDTSFQTFAPQPAVFTQKTLEQADRWVASLSANGGTELLQPMLAAVQGVPEGVVVLLTDGQVGNETEILQAVLRARKTTRIYSFGIGTNVSDALLRDMARQTDGAVEFIHPGERIDDKVVAQFSRALAPRITELQAHFEGVEGTELAPAELPALVDAVPWTLLGRYTTPGRGKVTLKGRSGAEPFVLSVPVDFPAVSDRPAVEKLWAAERIRGWESAELDGRRAQRMKERIVQLAVEHQLVTRHTSFVVVEERTGERRASGQPETRVVPVNAPAGWAMFDTASQKELREGALPPPPRGVPMGPAAAAPAAPRSRMASTGAPGSVPKPSPARVQRALDVDDETTGSFFLEAPAEAEMAPAPSRMEEAGAFPMPPPPPAPAPAKKKGSLFQKLLGKSEADTLDQASASEAARAAPEPGPRGGEDATALLSRQLASGLWDGAGPGTEAVRQARATALALLELLRQGITSHHALHGAQVKKAVEALLQLATGLTSEPEVAELALGVAWLVAAGPRTRGRIAQAAQPLAGLSARIGDEAALRQHVDTLATR from the coding sequence ATGAACACTGCGCTGACAAGCTGTGAGCCAAGTGGGCTGTACACCCGCGAAGGGGCGAAGGTCCCGCTGCAAGGGGTGGAGGTGACCGGAGAGCTGCTCGGGGGCCATGCGCGGGTGCGCGTCCGCCAGCGCTACCTGAACACCGAGCGCCGGCCGGTGGAAGCCGTCTACGTCTTTCCCCTGCCCTCGGACGGGACGCTCACCGGCTTCAGCATGGAGTGCAACGGCCGCCGCCTCCAGGGCGTGGTGAAGGAGCGCGAGGAGGCCTTCCGCACGTACGACGACGCGGTCACCACGGGCCATGGCGCCGCCCTGCTCGACCAGGAGCGCCCCAACGTCTTCACCGCGCAGGTGGGCAACCTGCTGCCGGACGAAGAGACGTGGGTGGAGGTGGAGTTCCTCCAGGCCATCCAGGTGGAGGAGGGCAGCGTGCGCTGGATGCTGCCCACCCTGGTGGCCCCGCGCTACATCCCGGGCGCGCCCCAGGGAGATCGCACCGCGCATGGCACCGCCGCCCCCACCCAACGTGTCCCGGACGCGGACCGCATCACCCCGCCCATCGGCGCCGTGGGCTACGGGCTGAAGATCGATCTCCGGGTGGACCTGGGCCGGGAGGTGGTGGTGGAGAGCCCCTCCCATGCGTTGACCTTGCACAAAGAGGGACAGCAGGTGCGCGTGACGTTCGCGCGCAACGAGGTGGCGCTGGACCGGGACTTCGTCCTCACCGTGCGCAGTCCGGACACGAGCGCCTCGCTCACCCCGCTGGTCACCCACCGCCAGGGCGAGAAGCCGGGCACCTTCGCCCTCACCGTGGTGCCCGACCTGCTGGGGCTGGCGGCGGGCCCCAAGCGCCAGGAGGTGGTGTTCGTGGTGGACACCTCCGGATCCATGGAAGGCGAGAGCCTGCCCCAGGCCCAGGGTGCCCTCCGGCTGTGCCTGCGCCACCTGCGCGAGGGGGATCGCTTCAACATCATCGCCTTCGATACCTCCTTCCAGACCTTCGCCCCGCAGCCGGCCGTCTTCACGCAGAAGACCCTGGAACAGGCGGACCGGTGGGTGGCCTCGCTGAGCGCCAATGGCGGCACGGAGCTGCTCCAGCCCATGCTGGCGGCGGTGCAGGGCGTGCCCGAGGGCGTCGTGGTGCTGCTCACGGACGGACAGGTGGGCAACGAGACGGAGATCCTCCAGGCGGTGCTGCGCGCCCGGAAGACGACGCGCATCTACTCGTTCGGCATCGGCACCAACGTGAGCGACGCGCTGCTCCGGGACATGGCGCGGCAGACGGACGGCGCGGTGGAGTTCATCCACCCGGGCGAGCGCATTGACGACAAAGTCGTGGCGCAGTTCTCCCGGGCGCTCGCGCCGCGCATCACGGAGTTGCAAGCCCACTTCGAGGGCGTGGAGGGCACGGAGCTGGCGCCAGCCGAGCTGCCAGCCCTGGTGGATGCCGTGCCGTGGACACTGCTGGGCCGCTACACCACGCCCGGCCGGGGCAAGGTGACGCTCAAGGGCCGTTCGGGCGCGGAGCCCTTCGTCCTCAGCGTCCCGGTGGACTTTCCCGCCGTCTCGGACCGGCCCGCGGTGGAGAAGTTGTGGGCCGCCGAGCGCATCCGCGGGTGGGAGTCCGCCGAGCTCGACGGCCGCCGCGCACAGCGGATGAAGGAGCGCATCGTCCAGCTCGCCGTCGAGCACCAGCTCGTCACCCGCCACACCTCGTTCGTCGTGGTGGAGGAGCGCACCGGGGAGCGCCGCGCCTCCGGACAGCCCGAGACGCGGGTTGTTCCCGTCAACGCGCCGGCCGGCTGGGCCATGTTCGATACGGCCAGCCAGAAGGAGCTCCGGGAGGGCGCGCTGCCCCCGCCTCCACGCGGTGTCCCCATGGGCCCCGCCGCCGCCGCTCCCGCCGCTCCCCGGAGCCGCATGGCCAGCACCGGAGCCCCGGGAAGCGTGCCCAAGCCGTCCCCTGCACGGGTCCAGAGGGCTCTTGACGTCGACGACGAGACCACGGGCTCCTTCTTCCTGGAGGCCCCCGCCGAGGCGGAGATGGCGCCCGCGCCCTCTCGCATGGAGGAGGCAGGCGCCTTCCCCATGCCGCCGCCTCCTCCCGCTCCCGCCCCCGCCAAGAAGAAAGGGAGCTTGTTCCAAAAACTCCTCGGCAAGAGCGAAGCCGACACCCTGGATCAGGCCTCCGCTTCAGAGGCCGCGCGGGCAGCCCCTGAGCCAGGCCCTCGCGGCGGAGAGGACGCCACCGCACTGCTGTCCCGTCAGCTTGCCAGCGGCTTGTGGGACGGCGCGGGCCCAGGCACGGAGGCCGTGCGCCAGGCTCGCGCCACCGCGCTCGCCCTGCTGGAATTGCTGCGCCAGGGCATCACCAGCCACCACGCGCTTCACGGCGCGCAGGTGAAGAAGGCGGTGGAAGCCCTCCTCCAGTTGGCCACGGGACTCACCAGCGAGCCCGAGGTGGCGGAACTCGCCCTGGGGGTGGCGTGGCTGGTGGCCGCCGGGCCCCGGACGCGCGGCCGGATCGCCCAGGCGGCCCAGCCGCTCGCGGGGCTCAGCGCCCGCATCGGCGACGAGGCGGCCCTGCGCCAGCACGTGGACACCCTCGCAACCCGGTGA
- a CDS encoding MerR family transcriptional regulator, translating to MSTTKAQSEWKLAELAAAVGVSPRTVRYYVQRGLLPAPPFRGPDTVYGEEHLVRLKAIRVLQARFLPLDAIQAELARLSPEALRALADAELPTALLPPAVSPEPVPPPAVSIPGPSGGQTAAKGYQRWELAPGLELHLSNSADEKTRALAERMRALIEQAEGR from the coding sequence GTGAGCACGACCAAGGCACAGAGCGAATGGAAGCTGGCGGAGCTGGCCGCCGCGGTGGGCGTCTCGCCGCGGACGGTGCGCTACTACGTCCAGCGCGGGCTGCTCCCCGCCCCACCGTTCCGGGGGCCGGACACGGTGTATGGCGAGGAGCACTTGGTGCGGCTCAAGGCCATCCGGGTGCTCCAGGCCCGCTTCCTTCCGCTGGATGCCATCCAGGCGGAGCTGGCACGCCTGAGCCCCGAGGCGCTGCGGGCGCTGGCCGATGCCGAGCTGCCCACCGCCCTGCTGCCCCCTGCGGTCTCCCCGGAACCGGTCCCGCCCCCAGCGGTGTCCATCCCGGGCCCCTCGGGCGGGCAGACGGCGGCCAAGGGCTACCAACGGTGGGAGCTGGCACCGGGGCTGGAGCTGCACCTGTCGAACTCGGCGGACGAGAAAACCCGCGCGCTGGCGGAACGGATGCGCGCCCTCATCGAACAAGCGGAAGGACGGTAA
- a CDS encoding amidohydrolase, with product MKTTLYVAERVRTLDAARPVAQALAVRGDKVLAVGSRAEVRAAAGPEAREVDLGAATLVPGLVDAHAHLAGLGLSLTTARLEGAASVQEVVRRLEAAPDTCFQGNWLLGKGWDQNAWPGQAFPGRAELDARFASTPVCLTRVDHHASWVNGEALRRAGITRETVDPEGGLIVRDAAGEPTGVLIDNAMDLVTAVLPEPTDAQRETRLRVALERCARVGLTGVHDAGMDRESFQTLRAWDEAGQLPLRVYAMAAGQGAQRHAYLEQGPHEGRLLTMRGVKLLADGALGSRGAALHEPYSDDAAQRGLLLLSPQELEARVRAFMARGFQVCIHAIGDRANTLVVEVLLQCAEETGTRGLRHRVEHAQILRREDIQRLGAAGLVASVQPTHATSDMGWAEARLGRERLAGAYAWRSLKDAGACLALGSDFPIENPDVLAGLYAARTRQDAAGQPEGGWWAHERLTAEEALEGFTVGPAWASFAEGRRGRLMPGMDADFVALSVDPVEGAARALLDARVLATVVAGVEVFRA from the coding sequence GTGAAGACGACCCTCTATGTCGCGGAGCGAGTGAGGACCCTCGATGCAGCCCGGCCCGTGGCCCAGGCCCTGGCCGTGAGGGGGGACAAGGTGCTCGCGGTGGGCTCCCGCGCCGAGGTGCGGGCCGCGGCGGGCCCAGAGGCCCGGGAGGTGGATCTGGGGGCAGCCACGCTTGTTCCGGGGCTGGTGGATGCCCATGCCCACCTGGCGGGCCTGGGGCTCAGCCTGACGACGGCGCGGCTGGAGGGAGCTGCCTCGGTGCAGGAGGTGGTGCGGCGGTTGGAGGCCGCGCCGGACACCTGCTTCCAGGGGAACTGGTTGCTGGGCAAGGGCTGGGACCAGAACGCGTGGCCGGGGCAGGCGTTTCCGGGCCGGGCGGAGCTGGACGCGCGCTTTGCCTCGACGCCCGTGTGCCTCACGCGGGTAGACCACCATGCCTCGTGGGTGAACGGGGAGGCGCTGCGGCGGGCAGGAATCACCCGGGAGACGGTGGATCCCGAGGGAGGGCTCATCGTCCGGGATGCTGCGGGGGAGCCTACGGGGGTACTCATCGACAACGCGATGGACCTGGTGACCGCGGTCCTCCCCGAGCCCACGGATGCGCAGCGGGAGACGCGGCTGCGGGTGGCCCTGGAGCGCTGTGCGCGGGTGGGGCTGACGGGGGTGCACGACGCGGGGATGGACCGAGAGTCCTTCCAGACGCTGCGGGCGTGGGACGAGGCGGGACAGCTGCCGCTGCGGGTGTACGCGATGGCGGCCGGGCAGGGAGCGCAGCGCCACGCGTACCTGGAGCAGGGGCCCCATGAAGGGCGGCTGTTGACGATGCGCGGGGTGAAGCTGCTGGCGGATGGGGCGCTCGGCTCGCGAGGGGCAGCGCTGCACGAGCCCTACAGCGATGATGCCGCGCAGCGGGGCTTGTTGCTGCTGTCCCCCCAGGAACTGGAGGCGCGGGTGAGGGCCTTCATGGCGCGGGGCTTCCAGGTGTGCATCCACGCCATCGGCGACCGGGCGAACACGCTGGTGGTGGAGGTGCTGCTCCAGTGCGCGGAGGAGACGGGGACGCGGGGCCTGCGCCACCGGGTGGAGCACGCGCAGATCCTCCGGCGAGAGGACATCCAGCGGCTGGGGGCGGCGGGGCTGGTGGCCAGCGTGCAGCCCACGCATGCCACGAGCGACATGGGGTGGGCGGAGGCGCGGCTCGGCCGGGAGCGGCTTGCGGGGGCCTATGCCTGGCGCAGCCTGAAAGACGCGGGGGCGTGCCTGGCGCTGGGCAGCGACTTTCCCATCGAAAACCCGGACGTGCTGGCGGGGCTGTACGCGGCGCGGACGCGGCAGGACGCGGCGGGCCAGCCCGAGGGCGGTTGGTGGGCCCACGAGCGGCTCACGGCCGAGGAGGCCCTGGAGGGATTCACGGTGGGGCCTGCGTGGGCCTCGTTCGCGGAAGGGCGGCGCGGGCGGCTCATGCCTGGAATGGACGCGGACTTCGTGGCGCTCTCGGTGGATCCGGTGGAAGGGGCCGCCCGGGCGTTGCTGGACGCGCGGGTGCTGGCCACGGTGGTTGCGGGGGTCGAGGTCTTCCGGGCCTGA
- a CDS encoding DUF2721 domain-containing protein, with translation MDGTLGVDISSIRVIGAAVTPAVMVSGCGILATGLDNQVARVTTRMRDMVREWRTLPEGHRRRWVLRQEVAIMDRRHALLARALLLDYAAILSFVVTSLLYLLQRRFGVPEVAPVVSFSLGVVLLGGIALYAMASLRLSRRAMQLEKQELFEEPSARGPE, from the coding sequence ATGGACGGAACCCTGGGCGTCGACATCTCCTCCATCCGGGTCATCGGCGCGGCGGTGACCCCCGCGGTGATGGTGTCCGGGTGCGGCATCCTGGCGACGGGGTTGGACAACCAAGTGGCCCGGGTCACCACGCGGATGCGGGACATGGTGCGCGAGTGGAGGACGCTGCCCGAGGGACACCGGCGGCGCTGGGTGCTGCGCCAGGAGGTGGCCATCATGGACCGGCGGCATGCGCTGCTGGCCCGGGCGCTGCTGCTGGACTACGCGGCCATCCTCTCCTTCGTGGTGACGTCGCTGCTGTACCTGTTGCAGCGGCGCTTCGGAGTGCCCGAGGTGGCGCCCGTGGTGTCCTTTTCCTTGGGAGTCGTCCTCCTGGGAGGCATCGCCCTCTACGCGATGGCCTCGTTGAGGCTCAGTCGCCGGGCCATGCAACTGGAGAAGCAGGAGCTCTTCGAGGAGCCGTCCGCGAGAGGGCCCGAGTAA